From the Carettochelys insculpta isolate YL-2023 chromosome 27, ASM3395843v1, whole genome shotgun sequence genome, one window contains:
- the LOC142002465 gene encoding uncharacterized protein LOC142002465, which produces METSMEANGTVLLNHLDTFLTPRANASPWSQPGRPVLRPLRLVLLPARPRSPPAWTLWCRAPKFGSRAALALWRQSEDMAVATVTLEEVAVCFSQQEWGLLAPGQRALYREVMQENYQTMRWLAGEVMLLKNNEENLQLEEPEQVASCGMFLGSSEGRVSHSPGHRETCESQRSPERQQGNHAGEGQDNSSCGSRGVKNIQESRQQKTCGESFSLNSHCSIRTGEKPNICPDCGSSFQLRSGLIDHQRPHTGEKPFHCSDCGKCFSWSSSLKRHCRIHIGETPYNCSDCGKSFRQRSNLVTHRRTHRGEKRFHCSECGKSFRRNSHFLTHQVSHSGEKPYHCTARGKSFSRSANLVKHQSIHREDKPFNRSECGRWFSDVSGLDKHMRIDTRGKPFLCSDCGRSFSQRSYLVDHQKTHTRDKPFHCYDCGKSFLRPSKLKSHCRIHTGETPYNCPDCRKRFRRRSNLVTHRRIHTGERPFNCSDCGKSFSWSSSLRSHCRIHTGETPYSCPDCGKRFRQRSSLVTHRRSHTREKPFNCSDCGKSFCQRSSLTYHQRTHTGEKPFDCTYCQKGFIWHFLLVVHQRTHTGEKPFTCSNCGKSFSQRSSLNRHQRTHVGEKPFS; this is translated from the exons ATGGAGACCTCAATGGAAGCAAATGGGACTGTGCTTCTAAATCATCTAGACACTTTTCTGACCCCCCGTGCCAACGCCTCCCCCTGGTCCCAGCCAGGCCGCCCCGTTCTCCGGCCGCTCCGCCTCGTCCTGCTGCCCGCGCGGCCCCGCTCCCCCCCGGCCTGGACCCTGTG GTGCAGAGCCCCCAAGtttggctccagagcagccctggccctgtggagacagagcgaggacatggcggtggcgacggtgaccttggaggaggtggctgtgtgtttctcccagcaggaatgggggctgctggccccagggcagagagccctctacagggaggtgatgcaggagaattaccagacCATGCgttggctgg caggtgaggtgatgctgctcaagaacaacgaggagaatcttcagctggaagaaccagagcaagtggcctcctgtgggatgttcctgggaagctctgaaggtcgtGTTTCTCACAGTCCTGGgcacagagagacctgtgagagtcagcgtagcccagaaaggcagcagggaaaccatgcaggggaggggcaggataactccagcTGTGGAAGCAGAGGCGTGAAAAACATTCAAGAGAGCAgacaacagaaaacctgtggggaaagcttcagtcttaacagtcATTGTAGCATccgcacaggagagaagcccaatatctgccctgactgtgggagtagtttccagctgcgctcaggtcttattgatcatcagagaccccacactggagagaaacccttccactgctctgactgtgggaaatgcttctcatggtcctcaagtcttaaacgtcattgcagaatccacataGGAGAGACaccttataactgctctgactgtgggaaaagtttcagacaGAGGTCAAACCTTGTTACTCATAGGAGAACCCACAGAGGAGAGAAAcgcttccactgctctgagtgtgggaaaagctttcggcgaAACTCACACTTTCTCACTCATCAGGTAAGTCACAGCggagagaaaccctatcactgcactgcccgtgggaaaagcttcagcaggAGTGCAAACCTCGTTAAACATCAGAGTATTCACAGAGAGGATAAACCTTTCAACCGCTCTGAGTGCGGGAGATGGTTCAGTGACGTTTCCGGCCTTGATAAACATATGAGAATCGACACCCGGGGAAAACCGTTTCTCTGCTCTGACTGCGGGAGAAGCTTCAGTCAACGCTCATATCTTGTTGATCATCAGAAAACCCACACCAGGGACAAACCCTTCCACTGCTAtgactgtggcaaaagcttcTTGCGGCCTTCAAaacttaaaagtcattgcagaatccacacaggagagacaccctataactgccctgactgtaggaaaaggttcagacgtaggtcaaaccttgttacgcataggagaatccacacaggagagagacccttcaactgctctgactgtgggaaaagcttctcatggtcctcaagtcttagaagtcattgcagaatccacacgggagagacaccttatagctgccctgactgtgggaaaaggttcagacagaggtcaAGCCTTGTTACTCATCGGAGAAGCCACAcaagagagaaacccttcaactgctctgactgtgggaaaagcttttgtcagcgcTCAAGTCTTActtatcatcagagaacccacactggagagaaaccctttgacTGCACTTACTGCCAGAAAGGCTTCATTTGGCATTTCCTCCTTGTTgtacatcagagaacccacacaggagagaaacccttcacctgctccaactgtgggaaaagcttttctcAGCGCTCCAGTCTTAAtcgtcatcagagaacccacgttggagagaaacctttcagctga